In Brachypodium distachyon strain Bd21 chromosome 2, Brachypodium_distachyon_v3.0, whole genome shotgun sequence, one genomic interval encodes:
- the LOC100844874 gene encoding germin-like protein 1-4 isoform X2 — protein sequence MAKHQLTATVLLAVLLALAAPSLARDPDMLQDICVADYSSLDGPLRVNGYPCKRISNVTAEDFFYGGLATAADVYAGGNPMGSVVTPAGADKLPGLNTEMLLVLQGALEVGFVLPGTANRLITRTVPTGGAFVFPRGTVHYERSVGESPAVAVSAFDSQSPGTVVVGDALFGAAPAVPTEVLARAFLVDVGVVEKIKSKFQTN from the exons ATGGCCAAGCATCAGCTTACGGCCACCGTtctcctcgccgtcctcctggccctcgccgcgccgtcgctCGCCCGCGACCCCGACATGCTCCAGGACATCTGCGTCGCCGACTACAGTTCCCTCGACGGCC CGCTGAGGGTGAACGGGTACCCGTGCAAGCGAATCAGCAACGTGACGGCGGAGGACTTCTTCTACGGCGGCCTCGCCACGGCCGCGGACGTCTACGCGGGCGGCAACCCGATGGGGTCCGTGGTGACGCCCGCGGGCGCGGACAAGCTCCCGGGGCTCAA CACGGAGATGCTCCTCGTGCTCCAGGGCGCCCTCGAGGTGGGCTTCGTCCTCCCGGGGACGGCCAACAGGCTTATCACGCGCACCGTGCCCACGGGCGGGGCCTTCGTGTTCCCGCGCGGGACCGTGCACTACGAGCGCTCCGTCGGGGAGTCACCCGCCGTGGCCGTCTCGGCGTTTGATAGCCAGTCTCCTGGCACGGTGGTTGTTGGGGATGCGCTGTtcggggcggcgccggcggttcCCACGGAGGTGCTGGCCAGGGCGTTCTTGGTTGATGTTGGcgtcgtggagaagatcaagtcAAAGTTCCAGACGAACTAG
- the LOC100844874 gene encoding germin-like protein 1-4 isoform X1: MAKHQLTATVLLAVLLALAAPSLARDPDMLQDICVADYSSLDGPLRVNGYPCKRISNVTAEDFFYGGLATAADVYAGGNPMGSVVTPAGADKLPGLNTMGISVARGDYAAWGGVNPPHSHPRATEMLLVLQGALEVGFVLPGTANRLITRTVPTGGAFVFPRGTVHYERSVGESPAVAVSAFDSQSPGTVVVGDALFGAAPAVPTEVLARAFLVDVGVVEKIKSKFQTN; encoded by the exons ATGGCCAAGCATCAGCTTACGGCCACCGTtctcctcgccgtcctcctggccctcgccgcgccgtcgctCGCCCGCGACCCCGACATGCTCCAGGACATCTGCGTCGCCGACTACAGTTCCCTCGACGGCC CGCTGAGGGTGAACGGGTACCCGTGCAAGCGAATCAGCAACGTGACGGCGGAGGACTTCTTCTACGGCGGCCTCGCCACGGCCGCGGACGTCTACGCGGGCGGCAACCCGATGGGGTCCGTGGTGACGCCCGCGGGCGCGGACAAGCTCCCGGGGCTCAACACGATGGGAATCTCCGTGGCGCGCGGGGACTACGCGGCGTGGGGCGGCGTGAACCCGCCTCACTCGCACCCGCGCGCCACGGAGATGCTCCTCGTGCTCCAGGGCGCCCTCGAGGTGGGCTTCGTCCTCCCGGGGACGGCCAACAGGCTTATCACGCGCACCGTGCCCACGGGCGGGGCCTTCGTGTTCCCGCGCGGGACCGTGCACTACGAGCGCTCCGTCGGGGAGTCACCCGCCGTGGCCGTCTCGGCGTTTGATAGCCAGTCTCCTGGCACGGTGGTTGTTGGGGATGCGCTGTtcggggcggcgccggcggttcCCACGGAGGTGCTGGCCAGGGCGTTCTTGGTTGATGTTGGcgtcgtggagaagatcaagtcAAAGTTCCAGACGAACTAG
- the LOC104583382 gene encoding bidirectional sugar transporter SWEET6b-like, translating into MGLRMVMGVVGDVFAGARFLVPMITFWDIFKKKEVGQRSVIPYGLTWCNCVAWILYSLPMSSWLVAGVNLGGLLIVPVYFFIYFYYSAGQARSTSWWVLAYQVFWDLLLVIVHFTLFNGQDHEREVTFGFLGALTASAMYLSAFIDMYTVFWTEDVKNMSLLFVLVSLCNSVAWTVYASVNNDSVNTDVYILVPNSIGIVVTVIQVVVWVFINYKAKRAAEAPHAEAPPAEDIELPVV; encoded by the exons ATGGGGCTAAGGATGGTGATGGGGGTGGTCGGCGACGTGTTTGCTGGGGCTCGATTCTTGGTACCGAT GATCACGTTTTGGGACATTTTCAAAAAGAAGGAGGTGGGCCAGCGCTCCGTGATACCGTACGGTTTGACATGGTGTAACTGCGTAGCGTGGATACTATACAGCTTGCCCATGAGCAGTtggctcgtcgccggcgtcaacCTGGGCGGGTTGCTTATTGTCCCTGTCTACTTCTTCATCTACTTCTACTACTCCGCAGGCCAGGCGCGGTCCACCAGCTGGTGGGTCCTGGCATATCAGGTTTTTTGGGATCTACTTCTGGTCATCGTTCACTTCACCTTGTTCAACGGACAAGACCACGAGCGTGAGGTTACTTTTGGATTCCTCGGCGCGCTGACTGCTTCAGCTATGTACCTGTCGGCCTTCATCGATATG TACACGGTGTTCTGGACCGAGGACGTGAAGAACATGagccttctttttgttttggtcTCCCTTTGCAACTCTGTTGCATGGACCGTGTACGCTTCCGTCAACAACGACTCTGTCAACACCGATGTGTACATCCTG gTTCCAAACAGCATTGGGATCGTGGTCACTGTAATTCAGGTTGTGGTCTGGGTGTTCATCAACTACAAGGCCAAGCGGGCGGCAGAGGCGCCCCATGCGGAGGCACCACCGGCTGAGGACATCGAGCTTCCCGTTGTCTGA
- the LOC100844565 gene encoding F-box protein At3g54460, with the protein MGDDGGGTVRRRLAGYLRAVLSVPAADAGSLRPLSPCSLSACGAVPLAPLTDSGGGRGGNRTAPRGSARWRACGGGGSSVVRQLKSLVAQRCVEVEGRVLRVMARRGEGGEVVEARAVVLVDVYLPAAAWSGWQFPRHRASAAVAVFKHLSCKWDARNALVDFDWSSHDNPHCDDQYTWSCTDCHVLGCEIHQRSSISNNEKSFDLHEIFKVLPSVRVEKGMQITRIIPDNILDNAPGLGIWSLPDDILNKVINRLKPRDLIRVASTCHHLRALASSIMPCMKLKLFPHQEAAVEWMLKREQNSEPLPHPLCKDFCTDDGLRFYINVTSGEIFTGNAPTINDFGGGMFCDEPGLGKTVTALSLILKTHGTLANPPKGVDVKWCTHKPDKKYGYYEFSASDSSNRTDFVSGTERLAGKDDVIREDPSSSDLSHNGGSVPSTRSSRKRGRLVGPDLTSVNMHVMGEKSPEPCNSLPMPATQVLKFKKNSKNVRKNLMNAYSKDSVGSKRKRGTALEFNDTWVQCDGCRKWRRLSDKTDLDSTTAWFCSMNADAARKTCTAPEESWDSKGKITYLPGFHKKDALPGDEQNVSFFTNILKDNVSSINSETKKALSWLAQLSLKKHVEMESVGVTRPVLDARATIGKGARPYYKIFQAFGLVRKIEKGVTRWYYPSMLDELAFDSTALGIALENPLDIVRFYLSRATLIVVPANLIDHWTTQIQRHVSSDTLNVYAWGDHKKPSAHILAWDYDIVITTFNRLSAEWGPQKRSVLKQIHWYRVILDEGHTLGSSLALTNKFQMAVSLVASNRWILTGTPTPNTPTSQVAHLHPMLKFLHEEVYGQDHQSWDTGIHRPFEAQMEEGRIRLVQLLQRTMISARKANLRNIPPCIKNITFVDFSEGHAKSYNELVVTIRRNILMADWNDPSHVESLLNPKQWKFRATTIRNVRLSCCVAGHIKVEEAGQDIQETMDDLMKLGLDPSSEEYQSIRYALLNGTDCIRCGDWCRLPVITPCQHLLCHDCVALDSEKCIKCGNNYEMQSPETLARPENPNPKWPVPKDLIELQPSYKQDDWDPDWQSTTSSKVAYLVDKLRSLREANIKHRHSTNITNGAGLAIESSYQDDNNVEVRLPQAMSHKVIIFSQFLEHIHVIEQQLTIAGITYAGMYSPMPLSTKRNALTKFQDDPTCMALLMDGTAALGLDLSFVNHVFLMEPIWDRSMEEQVISRAHRMGATCPINVETLAMRGTIEEQMLKLLQDSSACRNIVNKGASSTENEGARPHRSLHDFAESSYLAKLSFVKGSNKACADANTS; encoded by the exons AtgggcgacgacggcggcggaacCGTGCGCCGAAGGCTGGCAGGGTACCTCCGCGCGGTGCTctccgtccccgccgccgacgcgggATCCCTCCGCCCGCTCTCCCCCTGCTCCCTCTCCGCCTGCGGCGCCGTGCCCCTCGCGCCGCTCAccgacagcggcggcggccgcggggggAACCGCACCGCCCCGCGGGGGTCGGCCAGGTGGagggcgtgcggcggcggggggagcaGCGTCGTGCGGCAGCTGAAGTCGCTCGTGGCGCAGCGGTGTGTGGAGGTGGAAGGCAGGGTGCTGAGGGTGATGGCGAGGAGAGGGGAAGGgggggaggtggtggaggcgagGGCGGTGGTGCTGGTCGACGTGTacctgcccgccgccgcctggtcTGGGTGGCAGTTCCCGCGTCACCGCGCCTCCGCTGCCGTCGCGGTGTTCAAGCACCTCAG TTGTAAATGGGATGCTAGGAATGCTTTAGTTGATTTTGACTGGAGTTCTCATGACAATCCACACTGTGATGACCAGTATACTTGGAGCTGCACTGATTGCCATGTCCTTGGTTGTGAGATTCATCAGAGATCGTCTATATCAAATAACGAGAAGTCATTTGACCTGCATGAAATCTTCAAAGTTCTCCCTAGTGTTAGGGTGGAGAAGGGGATGCAGATAACAAGAATAATACCAGATAATATATTGGATAATGCACCGGGACTCGGTATCTGGTCTCTTCCTGATGATATATTGAATAAAGTAATAAATCGGCTTAAACCTAGAGATTTGATAAGGGTGGCATCTACTTGTCATCATCTAAGGGCTCTTGCTTCCTCTATTATGCCTTGCATGAAGCTTAAGCTTTTTCCTCATCAAGAGGCGGCTGTTGAATGGATGTTGAAGCGAGAGCAGAACTCAGAGCCCCTACCACATCCTCTATGCAAGGATTTCTGTACTGATGATGGTTTACGTTTCTACATAAATGTTACCTCTGGTGAAATATTTACTGGAAATGCTCCAACCATAAATGATTTCGGTGGTGGTATGTTCTGTGATGAACCTGGATTAGGCAAGACAGTAACTGCGTTATCTCTTATTCTCAAAACACATGGAACATTAGCAAACCCTCCGAAAGGGGTGGATGTAAAGTGGTGCACGCATAAACCAGATAAAAAATATGGATACTATGAATTCAGTGCCAGCGACAGTTCTAATAGAACCGATTTTGTATCTGGAACAGAGAGGCTTGCGGGGAAGGATGATGTTATCAGAGAAGATCCGTCCTCAAGTGACTTATCACATAATGGTGGTTCTGTTCCCAGTACACGATCATCAAGAAAGAGAGGCAGGTTAGTCGGACCTGATCTAACTTCGGTCAACATGCATGTTATGGGTGAGAAGTCACCCGAACCATGCAACTCGCTTCCAATGCCAGCTACTCAAGTACTAAAGTTCAAGAAAAACTCGAAAAATGTTAGGAAAAACCTCATGAATGCGTACAGCAAAGATTCTGTTGGCagtaaaaggaaaagaggCACCGCATTGGAGTTTAATGACACATGGGTGCAGTGCGATGGGTGCAGAAAGTGGCGGAGGTTATCAGACAAAACTGATCTTGATTCTACCACAGCATGGTTTTGCAGTATGAATGCAGATGCTGCACGGAAGACATGCACTGCTCCAGAGGAATCGTGGGATTCCAAGGGAAAGATAACCTATTTGCCAGGATTTCACAAGAAAGATGCATTACCAGGAGACGAGCAGAATGTATCTTTTTTCACAAACATATTGAAAGATAATGTTTCTTCGATCAACTCAGAAACCAAGAAGGCCTTATCATGGTTGGCGCAACTTTCTCTCAAGAAACATGTCGAGATGGAATCAGTTGGTGTGACACGCCCAGTTCTAGATGCACGTGCAACCATAGGCAAGGGGGCCCGCCCGTATTACAAGATATTTCAAGCATTTGGCCTTGTGAGGAAGATCGAGAAAGGTGTAACTCGGTGGTATTATCCATCAATGCTTGACGAATTGGCCTTTGATTCAACCGCGCTTGGAATTGCTCTTGAAAACCCTCTGGATATAGTAAGGTTTTATTTATCTAGGGCCACCTTGATAGTTGTGCCTGCTAATCTAATTGATCACTGGACAACACAAATACAAAGGCATGTTTCCTCGGATACGCTTAATGTTTATGCATGGGGAGATCACAAGAAGCCGTCTGCTCACATCCTTGCTTGGGACTACGACATTGTCATAACCACATTTAACAGATTAAGTGCGGAATGGGGTCCACAGAAGAGAAGTGTTTTAAAGCAGATCCATTGGTATAGAGTAATATTAGATGAAGGACACACATTAGGTTCCAGTCTAGCCCTgacaaataaatttcagatgGCTGTCTCTTTGGTTGCTTCAAACAGGTGGATTTTAACTGGTACGCCTACACCAAACACACCGACTAGTCAGGTTGCTCATCTTCACCCCATGCTTAAGTTTCTTCATGAGGAAGTTTACGGTCAAGACCACCAGTCATGGGACACTGGAATTCACAGGCCATTTGAGGCTCAAATGGAAGAGGGGCGCATTCGTCTTGTGCAGCTACTTCAGAGGACTATGATTAGTGCACGAAAAGCTAATCTTAGAAACATACCTCCTTGCATAAAAAATATAACTTTTGTAGACTTCAGTGAGGGGCATGCGAAAAGTTACAATGAATTGGTTGTTACTATTCGCCGGAATATATTGATGGCTGATTGGAACGACCCTTCTCACGTAGAATCACTTCTGAATCCCAAGCAGTGGAAATTCCGTGCTACTACCATAAGGAATGTCCGCTTGTCTTGTTGTGTTGCCGGGCATATTAAAGTAGAAGAGGCTGGTCAGGATATACAGGAAACCATGGATGACTTGATGAAATTGGGTCTTGATCCTTCTTCAGAGGAATATCAATCGATAAGATATGCTCTTTTAAATGGCACTGATTGTATCAG GTGTGGAGATTGGTGCCGCTTGCCTGTTATAACACCTTGTCAGCATCTGCTGTGCCATGATTGTGTAGCTCTGGATAGTGAAAAGTGCATCAAATGTGGCAACAATTATGAGATGCAGTCTCCCGAAACTCTTGCACGGCCAGaaaatccaaatccaaaatGGCCTGTGCCAAAGGATCTGATTGAGTTGCAGCCTTCATATAAACAG GATGACTGGGATCCAGATTGGCAATCAACGACTAGCAGTAAAGTTGCTTATTTGGTCGATAAGTTGAGAAGTTTACGAGAAGCGAACATAAAACATAGGCACTCCACTAACATAACCAATGGTGCTGGTCTTGCTATTGAATCGTCTTACCAAGATGATAATAATGTGGAAGTCAGGCTACCACAGGCAATGTCTCACAAAGTAATAATATTTTCTCAATTTCTGGAGCATATTCATGTGATTGAGCAACAG CTGACGATTGCTGGCATAACATATGCTGGAATGTACAGTCCCATGCCTTTAAGCACTAAG AGAAATGCATTGACAAAGTTTCAAGATGATCCAACATGCATGGCTTTACTCATGGATGGAACTGCAGCACTGGGCCTTGATTTGAGTTTTGTTAATCATGTTTTCCTGATGGAACCAATATGGGATAGGAG TATGGAGGAACAAGTTATCAGTCGTGCTCATCGAATGGGGGCTACTTGTCCCATAAATGTTGAAACTTTGGCTATGCGTGGTACCATCGAGGAGCAAATGCTAAAACTTCTACAG GATTCTAGTGCTTGCAGAAACATCGTTAATAAAGGAGCAAGCAGCACTGAAAATGAAGGGGCTCGGCCTCACCGAAGTCTACATGATTTCGCCGAGAGCAGCTACCTGGCGAAACTCAGCTTTGTGAAAGGTTCTAACAAGGCATGCGCCGATGCTAACACAAGCTGA
- the LOC100834588 gene encoding PH, RCC1 and FYVE domains-containing protein 1, producing the protein MSDASSDLGGVGLRAGPPVERDLEQAITALKKGAYLLKYGRRGKPKFCPFRLSNDESVLIWFSGKEEKHLRLSHVSRIMPGQRTAIFQRYPRPEKECQSFSLISQDRSLDIICKDKDEAEVWFAGLKTLISRSHQRKWRTESRSDTISSAATSPRIYTRRSSPLSSPFSSNDSLHKDGNENYRFRSPYGSPQKNGLDKAFSDVVLYAVPPKSFFPSDSNARSVHSMSSGHSDNTNGHPRGIQMDPFRASYSSAVSSSSYGSGYDDGDALGDVLIWGEGTGEGILGGGSSRIGSSSGAKMDCLVPKPLEFAVRLDVQNISCGGKHAALVSKQGEIYSWGEESGGRLGHGVDCDVAHPKLIDALTHMNIELVACGEYHTCAVTLSGDLYTWGDGTFKFGLLGHGNDISHWVPKKLHGPLEGIHVSSISCGPFHTVIVTSAGQLFTFGDGSFGVLGHGDRESLSVPKEVESLKGLRTVRAACGVWHTAAVVEVMAGNSSSSNCSSGKIFTWGDGDKGRLGHGDKESRLVPTCVAALVEPNFCQVACGHCLTVALTTSGHVYTMGSAVYGQLGNPQADGMLPARVEGKLHKNFVEEISCGAYHVAVLTSRTEVYTWGKGANGRLGHGNTDDKNTPTLVEALKDKQVRNVVCGTNFTAAICIHKWISGVDQSMCSGCRQPFNLRRKRHNCYNCALIFCHSCSSKKSLKASLAPNPSKPYRVCDSCYSKLTKGLETDMYSSAKRGAVVQGFSDTVDEDTETRSNAQLSRMSSIDSFKHMDSRYSKKNKKFEFNSTRVSPVPNGGSHWSGLNISRSFNPVFGSSKKFFSASVPGSRIISRATSPVSRRPSPTRSTTPTPTFGGLTSPRVVVNGAKPTNDSQTQEILNLRSQVDNLTRKYQLLEAELERTTKQLKEAIAIAGEETAKCKAAKEVIKTLTAQLKGMAEGLPGGAAKSSKLPPLPAIPIPSDISAMVTECLGSPDSSEEQVHISNGPNGLLVSNGPSSTRNKASHSEMASNGSRTPDPESYHEAEWVEQDEPGVYITLTALHGGARDLKRVRFSRKRFSEKQAEQWWQGNRARVYQKYNVRMVDKSVAGMDS; encoded by the exons ATGTCGGACGCGTCGTCGGATCTCGGCGGCGTCGGCCTCCGGGCGGGTCCCCCCGTGGAGCGCGACCTCGAGCAG GCTATCACCGCTCTTAAGAAAGGAGCCTACTTATTGAAATATGGGCGCAGAGGGAAGCCAAAATTTTGTCCATTTAGGTTATCCAAT GACGAGTCTGTATTGATATGGTTTTCTGGGAAAGAGGAGAAACATCTAAGGTTGAGCCATGTGTCCAGGATAATGCCTGGCCAACGAACT GCTATTTTTCAGAGGTATCCACGGCCTGAGAAGGAGTGCCAGTCATTTTCACTAATTTCGCAGGATAGGTCACTGGACATT ATATGTAAAGACAAAGATGAGGCAGAAGTGTGGTTTGCTGGGCTGAAAACGTTAATTTCACGTAGTCATCAAAGAAAATGGAGGACTGAATCGAGAAGTGATACAATTTCCTCTGCTGCAACAAGTCCAAGGATTTACACACGACGGAGCTCTCCGTTGAGTTCTCCTTTCAGCAGCAATGACAGTCTCCACAAG GATGGCAACGAAAACTACCGATTCCGTAGTCCATATGGGAGTCCGCAAAAGAATGGCCTGGATAAGGCCTTTTCTGATGTTGTGTTATATGCAGTTCCTCCCAAGAGCTTCTTCCCATCAGATTCTAATGCACGATCGGTTCACTCTATGTCTTCTGGGCACTCAGATAACACAAATGGGCACCCGAGAGGTATCCAAATGGATCCTTTCCGGGCTAGTTATTCAAGTGCTGTTAGCTCATCAAGTTATGGTTCTGGTTATGATGATGGCGATGCTTTAGGTGATGTTTTGATATGGGGAGAAGGAACTGGGGAAGGAATACTAGGTGGTGGCAGTTCGAGGATTGGAAGCTCCTCAGGCGCGAAGATGGATTGTCTTGTACCTAAACCGTTAGAGTTTGCTGTGCGACTTGATGTGCAGAATATATCTTGTGGAGGAAAGCATGCTGCACTTGTCAGTAAACAAGGAGAGATCTATTCCTGGGGTGAGGAATCAGGTGGGCGGCTTGGTCATGGTGTAGACTGTGATGTGGCACATCCAAAACTCATTGATGCTCTTACTCATATGAACATTGAGTTGGTAGCATGCGGTGAGTACCACACTTGTGCTGTTACACTATCTGGAGATCTGTACACATGGGGGGATGGCACCTTCAAATTTGGGCTTTTGGGCCATGGTAATGATATCAGTCACTGGGTACCAAAAAAGCTGCACGGACCATTAGAGGGTATACATGTTTCATCAATTTCATGTGGCCCTTTTCATACAGTCATAGTAACTTCTGCTGGGCAACTGTTCACATTTGGAGACGGCTCTTTTGGGGTTCTAGGCCATGGAGACCGTGAGAGTCTCTCAGTCCCCAAGGAAGTGGAATCTCTCAAAGGGCTTCGGACGGTGCGGGCTGCTTGTGGTGTTTGGCACACTGCTGCAGTTGTAGAAGTCATGGCTGGGAATTCAAGTTCTAGCAATTGTTCATCTGGCAAGATCTTTACATGGGGTGATGGTGATAAAGGCCGTTTAGGACATGGTGACAAGGAATCAAGACTTGTCCCAACATGTGTGGCTGCATTGGTGGAGCCCAATTTTTGTCAGGTTGCTTGCGGGCATTGCCTGACAGTGGCTCTTACAACATCAGGACATGTGTATACAATGGGGAGTGCTGTCTATGGTCAGCTAGGAAATCCACAGGCAGATGGCATGCTTCCTGCTCGTGTTGAAGGGAAGCTACACAAAAATTTTGTCGAGGAGATTTCTTGTGGTGCTTATCATGTGGCTGTTTTGACCTCTAGGACTGAGGTATACACATGGGGTAAAGGTGCAAATGGTCGGTTAGGTCATGGCAACACTGATGATAAGAATACTCCTACATTGGTTGAAGCACTGAAAGATAAGCAAGTCAGAAATGTTGTTTGTGGAACTAACTTCACTGCAGCAATATGCATTCATAAATGGATATCCGGAGTTGATCAGTCGATGTGCTCAGGATGCCGTCAGCCTTTTAACTTGAGGAGAAAACGTCACAATTGCTACAATTGTGCTCTGATATTTTGTCATTCCTGCAGCAGTAAAAAATCTCTGAAGGCTTCATTGGCACCAAATCCAAGCAAACCCTATCGTGTTTGTGATAGTTGCTACAGCAAATTGACCAAGGGGCTTGAAACAGACATGTATTCTTCAGCTAAACGGGGAGCAGTTGTACAGGGATTCAGTGACACAGTTGATGAGGATACGGAAACGAGGTCAAATGCCCAACTGTCAAGAATGTCCTCAATAGATTCTTTTAAGCACATGGATAGCAGATattcaaagaaaaacaagaagttTGAGTTTAATAGCACTCGTGTTTCCCCAGTTCCAAATGGCGGTTCACATTGGAGTGGGCTCAACATTTCAAGATCCTTCAATCCTGtatttggatcttcaaaaAAGTTTTTCTCGGCGTCTGTCCCTGGATCCAGAATCATTTCTAGGGCCACATCACCTGTTTCAAGAAGACCGAGTCCTACACGTTCTACAACCCCAACACCTACTTTTGGGGGTCTAACTTCTCCTAGAGTTGTTGTCAATGGTGCCAAGCCAACAAATGATAGCCAGACTCAAGAAATTCTAAATTTGAGGTCCCAG GTGGACAATCTTACTAGGAAGTATCAACTTCTCGAAGCTGAGTTGGAGAGAACTACCAAACAATTGAAGGAAGCCATTGCAATTGCCGGGGAGGAAACTGCAAAGTGCAAGGCAGCAAAGGAAGTAATTAAGACACTCACTGCACAA TTGAAGGGGATGGCAGAGGGGTTACCCGGCGGAGCAGCCAAGAGCAGCAAACTACCACCCCTTCCTGCAATTCCTATACCAAGTGACATATCAGCCATGGTCACTGAATGTTTGGGTAGCCCAGACAGTTCGGAAGAACAGGTACATATTTCAAATGGTCCTAATGGATTGCTTGTTTCTAATGGACCAAGCTCTACTAGGAACAAAGCAAGCCATTCAGAAATGGCCAGTAATGGAAGTAGAACACCGGATCCAGAATCCTACCATGAGGCTGAATGGGTAGAACAAGATGAACCAGGTGTTTATATTACTCTCACTGCCTTGCATGGGGGTGCCAGAGATCTCAAGCGGGTCCGGTTCAG CCGGAAGAGATTCAGTGAGAAACAAGCAGAACAATGGTGGCAGGGGAATAGGGCAAGGGTATACCAGAAGTACAATGTTCGCATGGTTGATAAATCGGTCGCCGGCATGGATAGCTGA